One Solanum lycopersicum chromosome 4, SLM_r2.1 DNA window includes the following coding sequences:
- the LOC101254295 gene encoding autophagy-related protein 9 gives MMFSGQKGANGLNIFKWRRHGESSLRTGLLDDVHPEIELSDYRRAPSPGSESPSGLLNGESVSVEPISDLDLFFERLYNYYCEKGLWCIIIKWIFELLSLAFTIFFSGFFLLYVDWNGLRNAKCGMDAVESGIKPCDLANEALHLHPLKPLTLFKGTVLGYLGIFSVYWIFCFLRFFAQLRETLAIRQFYCRSLHVTDKEIQTIPWASILERVVQLQELQQLCVVKNLSIHDVVMRLMRKENYLIGMLNKGLLSFPISHWVPGAGPTISCGPNDVRSRLILPKTLEWTLNWCILQSMFDRNFCIRRDFISDPKTLKKRLMIVGVLMLLLSPFLVIFMLVYLFLRHAEQFYNHPSTASSRRWSNLSKWMFREFNEVDHLFKHRINSSAVHASDYLKQFPSPILSIVAKFISFVSGGFAAVLIIIAFLEESLLEGHIFGRNLFWYAAVFGTITAISRAAITDELLVLDPQGAMSLVVQHTHFMPKRWRGKENTEAIRTEFETLFQYTGMMLLEEMTSIFLTPYLLLFVVPKKVDDILRFIADFTVHVEGVGHVCSFSVFDFQNHGNRKYGSPFNSSRLQRSSQGKMEKSFLSFQTSYPSWQPDDHGKQFISTLKTFREQKLQLHEIGPAYRPSELQHWNPDFRGLSNRNNLFSREMPLNNLGAGFGSMWLIDGGQRNYPYILDWYYTSHPHNTSSDSRGIESRPLHTDNNEHLKDPWMPPHFVQSKDIVEDNWGHLFEDRAQSHLEATTSAPVLRESILHQDDSSSMAQSMRSQWWTRSRPQVTNPQTSFLEPPNFNSNPHDYYENFSDRSRPQVTNPQTSFLEPPNFNSNPHDYYDNFSDRSLDEQEQEHEHKHVDLRNSNRLANTFFMDDSVGDFNLPFDDIYRRPSGNPTRKLDPSDLV, from the exons ATGATGTTCAGTGGACAAAAAGGCGCTAATGGCCTTAACATATTCAAATGGAGAAGGCACGGCGAATCATCACTGAGAACAGGATTGCTTGATGATGTGCATCCTGAAATCGAACTGTCGGACTATCGCAGAGCACCAAGTCCAGGTAGTGAAAGCCCATCTGGACTTCTTAATGGTGAGAGTGTTAGTGTCGAACCAATTTCTGATCTGGACTTGTTCTTCGAGAGGCTCTACAACTATTATTGCGAGAAAGGATTGTGGTGCATTATTATAAAGTGGATATTTGAGCTTCTGAGCCTAGCTTTCACCATATTCTTCTCtggattttttcttttatatgttgATTGGAATGGGCTCCGCAACGCCAAATGTGGAATGGATGCTGTGGAATCTGGAATTAAGCCTTGTGATCTGGCCAATGAAGCTCTTCATCTGCACCCATTGAAACCTCTTACGCTCTTTAAAGGCACTGTGTTGGGTTACCTGGGGATATTTTCTGTCTACTGGATATTTTGCTTCTTAAGGTTTTTCGCACAGCTAAGAGAAACCCTGGCAATCCGTCAGTTCTACTGCAGAAG TCTACATGTGACAGACAAGGAGATACAGACCATTCCATGGGCATCCATTCTTGAAAGGGTCGTTCAGTTACAAGAATTGCAACAACTTTGTGTAGTTAAGAATCTTTCTATTCATGATGTGGTTATGCGATTAATGCGGAAGGAAAATTATTTGATAGGAATGCTTAACAAAGGGCTCCTTTCTTTTCCTATTTCTCACTGGGTACCTGGTGCTGGTCCAACTATCAGTTGTGGCCCCAATGATGTGCGTAGTCGTCTAATACTGCCAAAGACCCTTGAATGGACCTTAAATTGGTGCATACTGCAGAGCATGTTTGACAG AAACTTTTGTATACGCAGGGACTTCATTTCTGATcctaaaacattaaagaaaaggCTTATGATTGTTGGAGTTCTAATGCTTCTCTTATCTCCATTTCTTGTTATATTCATGCTGGTGTATCTCTTCTTGAGGCATGCCGAACAGTTCTACAACCATCCAAGTACGGCATCGTCTCGAAGATGGTCAAATCTTTCCAAGTGGATGTTTAGGGAATTCAACGAG GTTGACCATTTGTTTAAGCATCGCATCAACAGCAGTGCCGTACATGCTTCTGATTATCTAAAGCAGTTTCCATCGCCTATTTTATCTATCGTCGCAAAGTTCATTTCTTTTGTTTCCGGTGGATTTGCTGCTGTTCTTATTATCATTGCATTTCTAGAAGAATCTCTGCTGGAAGGCCAT ATATTTGGTCGCAACTTATTCTGGTATGCTGCTGTATTTGGAACTATAACAGCTATAAGCCGGGCTGCAATAACAGATGAGCTTCTTGTCCTTGACCCACAGGGAGCAATGTCACTTGTTGTCCAACATACACACTTTATGCCAAAGAGATGGCGAGGGAAAGAAAATACTGAGGCCATACGAACAGAGTTTGAAACTTTATTCCAG TATACTGGAATGATGTTACTTGAGGAGATGACCTCAATTTTTCTTACACCATATCTGCTGCTATTTGTTGTCCCAAAG AAGGTAGATGATATTTTGCGCTTCATTGCGGACTTCACTGTTCACGTTGAGGGTGTTGGTCATGTGTGCAG CTTCAGCGTGTTTGATTTTCAGAATCATGGCAATCGCAAATATGGATCACCATTTAATTCTTCCCGCTTGCAAAGAAGTTCTCAAGGGAAAATGGAGAAATCATTCCTAAG CTTTCAAACTAGCTATCCTTCCTGGCAACCTGATGATCATGGAAAACAGTTCATATCAACACTTAAAACGTTTAGAGAGCAAAAGCTGCAGTTGCATGAAATAGGACCTGCATATCGACCTTCAGAGCTACAGCACTGGAATCCCGACTTTAGAGGCTTAAGCAATCGAAACAATTTGTTCTCCAGGGAAATGCCTCTCAACAACTTGGGAGCTGGATTTGGCTCAATGTGGTTAATAGATGGTGGACAGAGGAATTATCCTTACATTCTTGATTGGTATTATACCTCGCATCCTCACAATACGAGTAGTGATTCAAGAGGCATTGAATCCAGGCCTCTTCATACTGATAACAACGAACACCTTAAAGATCCTTGGATGCCACCTCATTTTGTGCAAAGCAAGGATATAGTTGAAGACAACTGGGGTCACTTATTTGAGGACCGAGCACAAAGTCATCTCGAAGCCACCACATCAGCTCCTGTTTTGAGAGAGAGCATCCTACATCAGGATGATTCAAGTAGCATGGCACAATCTATGAGGAGCCAGTGGTGGACTAGAAGTCGACCACAAGTCACAAATCCTCAGACGAGCTTCCTTGAACCTCCGAATTTCAACAGCAATCCTCATGATTATTATGAGAATTTCTCTGACAGAAGTCGACCACAAGTCACAAATCCTCAGACAAGCTTCCTTGAACCTCCGAATTTCAACAGCAATCCTcatgattattatgataatttctCTGACAGAAGTCTAGATGAGCAAGAGCAAGAGCACGAGCACAAGCACGTTGACCTGAGGAATTCTAATAGGCTGGCCAATACCTTCTTCATGGACGATTCGGTTGGAGACTTCAACCTTCCTTTTGATGATATTTACAGAAGGCCCTCAGGAAACCCCACAAGAAAATTAGATCCTTCAGATCTTGTTTGA
- the LOC101251770 gene encoding conserved oligomeric Golgi complex subunit 3 isoform X1 has translation MATATATATATRPGVPKSAAISKGYNFASTWEQNAPLTEQQQAAIQALSHAVAERPFPSNLVNYSFLVGFRIHLSQTQITCFYFNFQDQVSGHDNSFSVSTKLNSMEDSGAIEAVLVNTNQFYKWFADLEAAMKSETEEKYQHYVNTLTEQIQTCDSILHQVDETLDLFNELQLQHQTVATKTRTLHDACDRLLLEKQKLIEFAESLHKKLNYFDELENVATTFYSPSMSVGSTNFLPLLKRLDECISYVESNPQYAECSIYLVKFRQLQSRALGMIRSHVLSVLRSTSSQVQAAIRSSGGSKTSFAEGIESSIIYVRFKAAANELKPILEEIESRTPRKEYIQLLEECHKLYCEQRLSLIRGIVQQRISEFSRKEALSSLTRSGCAYLMQVCQLEHQLFNHFFPSSSEDISSLTPLVDPLCTFLYDTLRPKLIHETNLDVLCELVDILKVEVLGEQLSRRGESLAGLRPTLDRILADVHERLTFRARTYIRDEIANYLPSEEDLDYPKKLEQSVSAELDSPSTELNQDVSGTWYPPLEKTISCLSKLYCSLETAVFTGLAQEAVEFCSLSIQKASKLIGKRSSSMDAQLFLIKHLLILREQIAPFDIEFSVTHKELDFSHLLEHLRRILRGQASIFDWSRSTSLARTLSPRVLESQIDAKKELEKSLKTTCEEFIMSVTKLVVEPLLSFVTKVTAVKVALSSSQNQKLESGIAKPLKDHAFASPEKIAELLQKVNTAIDEDLPRVLVKMRLYLQNSSTRAILFKPIKTNILEAHIQVLSLLKKEYTPEDRQDLVKMVSMQNLEAKLDKLL, from the exons ATGGCGACGGCGACGGCGACGGCGACGGCAACAAGGCCCGGCGTTCCAAAGTCGGCAGCTATTTCCAAAGGCTACAATTTTGCTTCTACTTGGGAACAG AATGCTCCGTTAACAGAGCAACAACAAGCAGCCATTCAAGCACTTTCCCATGCAGTTGCTGAGAGACCTTTTCCGTCCAATTTGGTGAATTATTCCTTCTTGGTTGGTTTCAGAATACATCTATCTCAAACTCAAATTACttgtttttatttcaatttccaggATCAAGTTTCTGGACACGATAACAGTTTCTCTGTCTCAACAAAACTCAATTCTATGGAGGATTCAGGGGCCATTGAAGCAGTCCTTGTGAATACAAATCAG TTCTACAAGTGGTTTGCAGATCTTGAAGCAGCCATGAAATCAGAG ACTGAAGAAAAATATCAGCATTATGTCAACACCTTAACAGAGCAGATTCAGACCTGCGATAGTATACTTCACCAG GTGGATGAAACACTTGACTTATTCAATGAGCTGCAGTTGCAGCACCAAACAGTGGCAACAAAGACTAGAACCCTTCATGATGCGTGTGATAGACTG CTTTTGGAGAAGCAGAAATTAATTGAGTTTGCAGAATCACTTCACAAAAAGCTCAATTACTTTGATGAATTGGAGAAT GTTGCAACCACTTTTTATTCTCCTAGCATGAGTGTTGGTAGTACAAATTTTCTACCATTGCTTAAAAGACTTGATGAATGCATATC ATATGTTGAGAGTAACCCACAATATGCAGAGTGCAGCATTTATTTGGTCAAGTTTCGACAACTTCAG TCTCGAGCTCTGGGAATGATTCGCTCTCATGTTCTTTCCGTTCTTAGAAGTACTTCTTCTCAG GTCCAGGCTGCAATACGAAGCAGTGGTGGTAGCAAAACATCTTTTGCCGAGGGTATAGAGTCATCTATAATATATGTACGCTTCAAGGCTGCAGCAAATGAG CTTAAGCCTATCTTGGAGGAAATTGAAAGTAGAACACCTAGAAAAGAGTATATTCAACTTCTTGAAGAATGCCACAAACTCTATTGTGAACAGCGCCTTTCCTTG ATAAGAGGTATAGTGCAACAGCGGATCTCTGAATTTTCCAGGAAAGAAGCACTGTCGTCTTTAACTAGATCTGGATGTGCATATTTAATGCAG GTGTGTCAGCTAGAGCATCAACTTTTCAATCACTTCTTCCCATCATCTTCAGAGGACATTTCGAGTTTGACTCCTCTTGTAGATCCTCT GTGTACTTTCCTCTATGATACATTGCGTCCTAAACTTATTCACGAAACAAATCTGGATGTTCTTTGTGAACTGGTTGATATCCTTAAAGTTGAAGTTCTAGGAGAACAATTGAGCAGACGGGGGGAATCATTGGCTGGGCTACGTCCAACGCTGGACAGAATTCTAGCAGATGTACATGAGCGATTAACTTTTCGTGCTCGCACCTATATCCGTGATGAG ATTGCAAATTACCTTCCTTCAGAGGAGGATCTGGATTACCCTAAAAAGTTGGAGCAATCTGTTTCAGCAGAACTGGATTCACCATCT ACTGAACTAAATCAAGATGTTTCCGGAACTTGGTATCCTCCACTGGAGAAAACCATATCATGTCTATCAAAACTGTACTGTTCTCTAGAAACAGCTGTTTTTACTGGATTGGCTCAG gAAGCTGTAGAGTTTTGCTCGTTATCCATTCAA AAAGCTAGCAAACTTATTGGCAAAAGATCGTCATCAATGGATGCACAACTTTTCCTAATAAAGCATCTACTCATCCTGAGGGAGCAG ATTGCCCCATTCGACATAGAATTTTCAGTCACGCATAAGGAACTTGATTTTTCACATTTGCTG GAGCATCTGAGGCGGATTCTAAGGGGTCAGGCATCAATCTTTGACTGGTCGAGATCAACTTCATTAGCTAGAACTTTATCTCCACGAGTTTTGGAAAGTCAAATTGACGCCAAGAAG GAATTGGAGAAAAGCCTGAAAACTACTTGTGAGGAGTTCATTATGTCAGTGACTAAGTTAGTTGTGGAACCATTGCTTTCTTTTGTGACAAAG GTTACGGCTGTTAAAGTTGCATTATCTAGTAGTCAAAATCAAAAACTGGAGTCTGGGATTGCAAAGCCACTCAAGGATCATGCTTTTGCTTCACCAGAAAAGATTGCCGAGCTTCTTCAGAAG GTCAACACAGCAATAGATGAAGATTTGCCTAGGGTATTGGTAAAAATGAGGCTCTATCTGCAGAACTCATCGACACGTGCAATACTTTTCAAACCCATTAA
- the LOC101251770 gene encoding conserved oligomeric Golgi complex subunit 3 isoform X2 — MATATATATATRPGVPKSAAISKGYNFASTWEQNAPLTEQQQAAIQALSHAVAERPFPSNLDQVSGHDNSFSVSTKLNSMEDSGAIEAVLVNTNQFYKWFADLEAAMKSETEEKYQHYVNTLTEQIQTCDSILHQVDETLDLFNELQLQHQTVATKTRTLHDACDRLLLEKQKLIEFAESLHKKLNYFDELENVATTFYSPSMSVGSTNFLPLLKRLDECISYVESNPQYAECSIYLVKFRQLQSRALGMIRSHVLSVLRSTSSQVQAAIRSSGGSKTSFAEGIESSIIYVRFKAAANELKPILEEIESRTPRKEYIQLLEECHKLYCEQRLSLIRGIVQQRISEFSRKEALSSLTRSGCAYLMQVCQLEHQLFNHFFPSSSEDISSLTPLVDPLCTFLYDTLRPKLIHETNLDVLCELVDILKVEVLGEQLSRRGESLAGLRPTLDRILADVHERLTFRARTYIRDEIANYLPSEEDLDYPKKLEQSVSAELDSPSTELNQDVSGTWYPPLEKTISCLSKLYCSLETAVFTGLAQEAVEFCSLSIQKASKLIGKRSSSMDAQLFLIKHLLILREQIAPFDIEFSVTHKELDFSHLLEHLRRILRGQASIFDWSRSTSLARTLSPRVLESQIDAKKELEKSLKTTCEEFIMSVTKLVVEPLLSFVTKVTAVKVALSSSQNQKLESGIAKPLKDHAFASPEKIAELLQKVNTAIDEDLPRVLVKMRLYLQNSSTRAILFKPIKTNILEAHIQVLSLLKKEYTPEDRQDLVKMVSMQNLEAKLDKLL, encoded by the exons ATGGCGACGGCGACGGCGACGGCGACGGCAACAAGGCCCGGCGTTCCAAAGTCGGCAGCTATTTCCAAAGGCTACAATTTTGCTTCTACTTGGGAACAG AATGCTCCGTTAACAGAGCAACAACAAGCAGCCATTCAAGCACTTTCCCATGCAGTTGCTGAGAGACCTTTTCCGTCCAATTTG gATCAAGTTTCTGGACACGATAACAGTTTCTCTGTCTCAACAAAACTCAATTCTATGGAGGATTCAGGGGCCATTGAAGCAGTCCTTGTGAATACAAATCAG TTCTACAAGTGGTTTGCAGATCTTGAAGCAGCCATGAAATCAGAG ACTGAAGAAAAATATCAGCATTATGTCAACACCTTAACAGAGCAGATTCAGACCTGCGATAGTATACTTCACCAG GTGGATGAAACACTTGACTTATTCAATGAGCTGCAGTTGCAGCACCAAACAGTGGCAACAAAGACTAGAACCCTTCATGATGCGTGTGATAGACTG CTTTTGGAGAAGCAGAAATTAATTGAGTTTGCAGAATCACTTCACAAAAAGCTCAATTACTTTGATGAATTGGAGAAT GTTGCAACCACTTTTTATTCTCCTAGCATGAGTGTTGGTAGTACAAATTTTCTACCATTGCTTAAAAGACTTGATGAATGCATATC ATATGTTGAGAGTAACCCACAATATGCAGAGTGCAGCATTTATTTGGTCAAGTTTCGACAACTTCAG TCTCGAGCTCTGGGAATGATTCGCTCTCATGTTCTTTCCGTTCTTAGAAGTACTTCTTCTCAG GTCCAGGCTGCAATACGAAGCAGTGGTGGTAGCAAAACATCTTTTGCCGAGGGTATAGAGTCATCTATAATATATGTACGCTTCAAGGCTGCAGCAAATGAG CTTAAGCCTATCTTGGAGGAAATTGAAAGTAGAACACCTAGAAAAGAGTATATTCAACTTCTTGAAGAATGCCACAAACTCTATTGTGAACAGCGCCTTTCCTTG ATAAGAGGTATAGTGCAACAGCGGATCTCTGAATTTTCCAGGAAAGAAGCACTGTCGTCTTTAACTAGATCTGGATGTGCATATTTAATGCAG GTGTGTCAGCTAGAGCATCAACTTTTCAATCACTTCTTCCCATCATCTTCAGAGGACATTTCGAGTTTGACTCCTCTTGTAGATCCTCT GTGTACTTTCCTCTATGATACATTGCGTCCTAAACTTATTCACGAAACAAATCTGGATGTTCTTTGTGAACTGGTTGATATCCTTAAAGTTGAAGTTCTAGGAGAACAATTGAGCAGACGGGGGGAATCATTGGCTGGGCTACGTCCAACGCTGGACAGAATTCTAGCAGATGTACATGAGCGATTAACTTTTCGTGCTCGCACCTATATCCGTGATGAG ATTGCAAATTACCTTCCTTCAGAGGAGGATCTGGATTACCCTAAAAAGTTGGAGCAATCTGTTTCAGCAGAACTGGATTCACCATCT ACTGAACTAAATCAAGATGTTTCCGGAACTTGGTATCCTCCACTGGAGAAAACCATATCATGTCTATCAAAACTGTACTGTTCTCTAGAAACAGCTGTTTTTACTGGATTGGCTCAG gAAGCTGTAGAGTTTTGCTCGTTATCCATTCAA AAAGCTAGCAAACTTATTGGCAAAAGATCGTCATCAATGGATGCACAACTTTTCCTAATAAAGCATCTACTCATCCTGAGGGAGCAG ATTGCCCCATTCGACATAGAATTTTCAGTCACGCATAAGGAACTTGATTTTTCACATTTGCTG GAGCATCTGAGGCGGATTCTAAGGGGTCAGGCATCAATCTTTGACTGGTCGAGATCAACTTCATTAGCTAGAACTTTATCTCCACGAGTTTTGGAAAGTCAAATTGACGCCAAGAAG GAATTGGAGAAAAGCCTGAAAACTACTTGTGAGGAGTTCATTATGTCAGTGACTAAGTTAGTTGTGGAACCATTGCTTTCTTTTGTGACAAAG GTTACGGCTGTTAAAGTTGCATTATCTAGTAGTCAAAATCAAAAACTGGAGTCTGGGATTGCAAAGCCACTCAAGGATCATGCTTTTGCTTCACCAGAAAAGATTGCCGAGCTTCTTCAGAAG GTCAACACAGCAATAGATGAAGATTTGCCTAGGGTATTGGTAAAAATGAGGCTCTATCTGCAGAACTCATCGACACGTGCAATACTTTTCAAACCCATTAA